In the genome of Bacillus horti, the window AAGCTATTTTCCTAAAAAGGCCTCACAGAAGCTTCTTCATTTAATCATAGTTGATATTAAATAATGATTTGTGTTCTCATGTCTGTGTTGATGGTGATGGGAGTTTTACCTATTATCTCTCCATCGGCATGAACAAGAAGGGGTCTCTCACTGGAAATAGTGAGGGATTTCCCTTCCAATAAAGTGACCTCTTTAAAGCGCTGATGCTGCCCCATAAAGACCGTTATAAACACAGCTAGAAGCTTCCACTTGTTCAACTGATGGACCACACATAGGCTTAGCTTTCCATCATCTGGTCTTGCATTAGGGGAAATCTTCATCCCACCACCGTAATAAGGGATATTAGAAATGGCGACCAGCCAAGCTTTCTGAAATGTATGGGCATTCCCATCTATCTCAACGTGAATGTCGCAGGGCTGATAGCTAAAAAGAAGACGAATGACACTTATGGCGTAAGCTAAGCTCCCACACCTAAGCTTATTTAAGAACTTTTTATAGCTAGATTGATTTGTTTCTTTGGCTACTTCCCCATCAAAGCCTATGCCTAATCCATTAATAAAAAACCTTTCTGCT includes:
- a CDS encoding diacylglycerol/lipid kinase family protein, whose protein sequence is MRQNNMYIFIINPVAGSGKGSKVWELIKADLETENVYYRSFFTKHAGHAEDIALQIAELHGERLEAIIVVGGDGTMHEVINGLRSYPQIPVGYIPGGSGNDFARGFMVPRSVKKAWKRIYERKNKSARTFDLGRFRFSERKKAERFFINGLGIGFDGEVAKETNQSSYKKFLNKLRCGSLAYAISVIRLLFSYQPCDIHVEIDGNAHTFQKAWLVAISNIPYYGGGMKISPNARPDDGKLSLCVVHQLNKWKLLAVFITVFMGQHQRFKEVTLLEGKSLTISSERPLLVHADGEIIGKTPITINTDMRTQIII